CGGCGGGCTTTCGACCAGCCGGCTCGGATTCCGCGGCACCGAGGACCTGGGCGGCGGCCTGCGCGCGGGCTTCTGGCTCGAAGGCAGCCTGAACCCCGACACCGGCACCGGCCGGCCGAGCAACAGCAACAACCAAGCGAGCGGTGCGGGCACGGCAGGGCCGATCACCTTCGACCGCATGTCCTTCGTGAGCTTGTCGCATGAGAAGTTCGGCGAACTGCGCCTGGGCCGCGACTTCATTCCCACGCACTACAACAGCATCTACTTCGATCCCTTCAACGCCAACGGCGTGGCGCGCGCGGGCAATCTCACGTTCGCGGGTTCGGGCACTGGGCCGCTGCCCACGGCCATCACCGGCAGCAACACCGTGAGCTACTGGCTGCCGGCCGGGCTCGGCGGCTTCTACGGCATGGCGATGATCGGCACCGGCGAGAACGACTCCACCGCGCCGAACCGCGACGACGGCAACTTTGCCGGTGCGCGCTTCGGCTTTGCCTCGGGCGCATTCGACATCGCGGCGGCCGTCACGCGCACACACTTCGACGCCGCCGCTGCCATCGGCAACTACACGCATGCCAACATCGGCGGCACCTGGGATGCGGGCTTTGCGAAATTCTTCGCGCTCTACAACAAGGTGAGCGTGAAGCTCGCCGCCGGCACGGTGCGCAAGAACACGGCCGAGATCGGCGCGCACATTCCGGCCTTCGAGGTCGGCCGCATCCGCGTGAGCTACGCCTACCTGGACGACCGCAGCGACGAGAGCCTGCGCAATGCCAACGGCATGCCGCGCAACCGCGACGACGCGCGCCAGTTCGGCATCGGCTATGTGCACAACCTCTCGAAGCGCACCGCGCTCTACGGTACCTATGCGCGGCTCATGAACGGCGGCCAGGCGCGCTATGTGGTGAGCGGCGGCGTGGCACCGGCCGGCGGGCGCCGCTCGTCGGGCTGGGAGTTCGGTGTGCGGCATCTCTTTTGAGAAGGAGCAACGACATGCGACGCAGAAACCTGACGCTGGCGGCCCTTGCGGCCGGCGGCTCGCTGGCCATGCTGCCGGGCACGGCAGCATGGAGCGCCGAAACCTATCCGGACAAGCCGCTGCGCCTGATCGTGGGCTTTGCGCCCGGCGGTGGCGCCGACGCGCTCACGCGCATCATCGCGGAGGGGCTGTCGAAGCAGCTCGGCCAGCAGGTG
This genomic window from Variovorax paradoxus contains:
- a CDS encoding porin, which gives rise to MKRFLMCSALGLATGGVAQAQSSVTVFGVMDLGIQYTNGEGGGSVKALSNGGLSTSRLGFRGTEDLGGGLRAGFWLEGSLNPDTGTGRPSNSNNQASGAGTAGPITFDRMSFVSLSHEKFGELRLGRDFIPTHYNSIYFDPFNANGVARAGNLTFAGSGTGPLPTAITGSNTVSYWLPAGLGGFYGMAMIGTGENDSTAPNRDDGNFAGARFGFASGAFDIAAAVTRTHFDAAAAIGNYTHANIGGTWDAGFAKFFALYNKVSVKLAAGTVRKNTAEIGAHIPAFEVGRIRVSYAYLDDRSDESLRNANGMPRNRDDARQFGIGYVHNLSKRTALYGTYARLMNGGQARYVVSGGVAPAGGRRSSGWEFGVRHLF